A region from the Brassica napus cultivar Da-Ae chromosome C8, Da-Ae, whole genome shotgun sequence genome encodes:
- the LOC106451998 gene encoding DUF724 domain-containing protein 7 isoform X6 — translation MLSTTGRKEKLAVSTGSYIEVSSDEHYHATGNVWYHALLQENLASSKRKKLSVLHLNPLSNEDYSPPLITTAFHRLIRPVPPPDPFPEVGFEKGDMIDAAHKGGWWSGWVIKVLGERFLVYLRFEPDVIEVERKDMRPHWVWKDAEWFRCEKRLLTESEFSSGTEVEVRTKVEPFGDIWAPAIIIKKNEDETLLVKYGEENACRKINVPYSKIRPSPPSFGSRPFGLMENVDVLVESGWCPSVVSMVLCEYNRYTVLLGRNKKSKDFDHSLLRPTMEWKDGVWQTKEKVSDRKESPHAAEESTRIRVKVRKARSSCGTTVKNLPQTPVSSGEIASKMANVVISENILVSKKPEIAETLGVVATTLQAKPQRKKLKTMKKQKAHEESNNRESVNKRKRGRPHKFISKEPKQKTVGVAASDPMLNNAVVETPKAKDSTMVLPFVKKSPCWKVLESMEIFKAMPQRPHFNPLLECEEESREGDAIGAMVKFTGLLEKVNNIQGDDSVTEINRIKECFLKLEEHGFDVTAPCSRIDKLLSVKESQTWALEELKVAEREITENDNKRRKLEEDIEELPKEIVELQRQLALVKEEKVAKDKEIALMQSYAEILDQKVQNVEQEFRETVTSPWK, via the exons ATGCTTTCAACTACTGGGAGAAAGGAGAAGCTCGCCGTTTCCACAGGCTCCTACATCGAAGTCTCATCTGACGAACACTACCACGCCACTGGCAATGTATGGTACCACGCTCTTCTCCAAGAAAACCTTGCTTCATCCAAGCGCAAGAAGCTCTCTGTTCTCCACTTGAACCCTCTGTCCAACGAAGACTACTCTCCTCCCTTGATCACCACCGCTTTTCACCGTCTGATCCGTCCCGTTCCGCCGCCGGATCCTTTCCCTGAAGTTGGTTTTGAGAAAGGTGACATGATTGACGCTGCCCACAAAGGTGGCTGGTGGTCTGGTTGGGTGATTAAAGTTCTGGGTGAGCGTTTCTTGGTGTACTTGAGATTCGAACCTGACGTCATCGAGGTTGAAAGGAAGGACATGCGGCCACATTGGGTTTGGAAAGATGCAGAGTGGTTTCGTTGCGAGAAACGA CTATTGACTGAGTCAGAGTTTAGCTCTGGAACGGAGGTGGAAGTGAGAACAAAGGTGGAAccttttggagatatttgggcTCCGGCTATAATCATAAAGAAGAATGAAGATGAGACATTGCTGGTGAAGTACGGTGAAGAAAATGCATGCAGAAAGATAAACGTTCCTTACTCCAAGATCAGGCCTTCACCACCGTCTTTTGGTTCAAGACCTTTTGGGTTGATGGAGAATGTGGATGTCCTGGTCGAGTCTGGATGGTGTCCAAGTGTAGTAAGCATGGTTCTCTGTGAGTATAATAGATACACTGTGCTTTTGGGTCGGAACAAGAAGAGTAAAGACTTTGACCACTCGCTGTTAAGACCAACTATGGAGTGGAAAGATGGAGTCTggcaaacaaaagaaaag GTTTCGGATAGAAAGGAGAGTCCACATGCAGCTGAAGAGTCAACTCGCATAAGGGTAAAAGTGAGGAAGGCACGCTCTTCTTGTGGCACTACTGTGAAGAATCTTCCTCAAACTCCAGTT TCATCTGGAGAGATAGCAAGCAAAATGGCTAATGTTGTGATCAGTGAGAACATTCTAGTCTCTAAGAAACCGGAGATAGCAGAAA CCCTGGGTGTAGTAGCTACAACTCTGCAGGCAAAACCTCAAAGGAAGAAACTTAAGACAATGAAGAAACAAAAG GCACACGAAGAGTCGAataacagagagagtgtaaacaAGAGGAAAAGAGGACGACCACATAAGTTCATAAGCAAAGAGCCTAAACAGAAGACTG TAGGTGTGGCTGCTAGTGATCCAATGCTTAATAATGCTGTTGTGGAAACTCCTAAAGCGAAAGATTCAACAATGGTTCTGCCCTTTGTAAAGAAGTCACCGTGTTGGAAGGTTCTTGAATCAATGGAGATCTTCAAAGCTATGCCACAGCGTCCACATTTCAATCCACTGCTGGAGTGCGAGGAAGAGTCACGTGAAGGAGACGCCATTGGTGCAATGGTGAAGTTCACTGGACTGTTAGAGAAAGTCAATAATATTCAAGGGGACGATTCAGTGACTGAGATAAACAGGATCAAAGAGTGTTTTCTCAAGCTAGAGGAACACGGGTTCGACGTTACCGCACCTTGTTCTCGGATAGACAAGCTGCTCTCCGTTAAAGAAAGCCAGACGTGGGCGTTGGAAGAGTTAAAAGTTGCTGAGAGAGAGATCACAGAGAATGATAACAAAAGAAGGAAGTTGGaagaagatattgaagaatTGCCCAAGGAGATTGTTGAGTTGCAGAGACAACTAGCATTGGTCAAGGAAGAGAAAGTGGCAAAGGATAAGGAGATAGCTCTGATGCAGTCCTACGCAGAGATTCTCGACCAAAAGGTTCAGAATGTGGAGCAGGAGTTTAGGGAAACTGTGACTTCCCCATGGAAATAA
- the LOC106451998 gene encoding DUF724 domain-containing protein 7 isoform X3 — protein sequence MLSTTGRKEKLAVSTGSYIEVSSDEHYHATGNVWYHALLQENLASSKRKKLSVLHLNPLSNEDYSPPLITTAFHRLIRPVPPPDPFPEVGFEKGDMIDAAHKGGWWSGWVIKVLGERFLVYLRFEPDVIEVERKDMRPHWVWKDAEWFRCEKRLLTESEFSSGTEVEVRTKVEPFGDIWAPAIIIKKNEDETLLVKYGEENACRKINVPYSKIRPSPPSFGSRPFGLMENVDVLVESGWCPSVVSMVLCEYNRYTVLLGRNKKSKDFDHSLLRPTMEWKDGVWQTKEKVSDRKESPHAAEESTRIRVKVRKARSSCGTTVKNLPQTPVSSGEIASKMANVVISENILVSKKPEIAEIATTLQAKPQRKKLKTMKKQKGSTNDSVVEKAHEESNNRESVNKRKRGRPHKFISKEPKQKTVGVAASDPMLNNAVVETPKAKDSTMVLPFVKKSPCWKVLESMEIFKAMPQRPHFNPLLECEEESREGDAIGAMVKFTGLLEKVNNIQGDDSVTEINRIKECFLKLEEHGFDVTAPCSRIDKLLSVKESQTWALEELKVAEREITENDNKRRKLEEDIEELPKEIVELQRQLALVKEEKVAKDKEIALMQSYAEILDQKVQNVEQEFRETVTSPWK from the exons ATGCTTTCAACTACTGGGAGAAAGGAGAAGCTCGCCGTTTCCACAGGCTCCTACATCGAAGTCTCATCTGACGAACACTACCACGCCACTGGCAATGTATGGTACCACGCTCTTCTCCAAGAAAACCTTGCTTCATCCAAGCGCAAGAAGCTCTCTGTTCTCCACTTGAACCCTCTGTCCAACGAAGACTACTCTCCTCCCTTGATCACCACCGCTTTTCACCGTCTGATCCGTCCCGTTCCGCCGCCGGATCCTTTCCCTGAAGTTGGTTTTGAGAAAGGTGACATGATTGACGCTGCCCACAAAGGTGGCTGGTGGTCTGGTTGGGTGATTAAAGTTCTGGGTGAGCGTTTCTTGGTGTACTTGAGATTCGAACCTGACGTCATCGAGGTTGAAAGGAAGGACATGCGGCCACATTGGGTTTGGAAAGATGCAGAGTGGTTTCGTTGCGAGAAACGA CTATTGACTGAGTCAGAGTTTAGCTCTGGAACGGAGGTGGAAGTGAGAACAAAGGTGGAAccttttggagatatttgggcTCCGGCTATAATCATAAAGAAGAATGAAGATGAGACATTGCTGGTGAAGTACGGTGAAGAAAATGCATGCAGAAAGATAAACGTTCCTTACTCCAAGATCAGGCCTTCACCACCGTCTTTTGGTTCAAGACCTTTTGGGTTGATGGAGAATGTGGATGTCCTGGTCGAGTCTGGATGGTGTCCAAGTGTAGTAAGCATGGTTCTCTGTGAGTATAATAGATACACTGTGCTTTTGGGTCGGAACAAGAAGAGTAAAGACTTTGACCACTCGCTGTTAAGACCAACTATGGAGTGGAAAGATGGAGTCTggcaaacaaaagaaaag GTTTCGGATAGAAAGGAGAGTCCACATGCAGCTGAAGAGTCAACTCGCATAAGGGTAAAAGTGAGGAAGGCACGCTCTTCTTGTGGCACTACTGTGAAGAATCTTCCTCAAACTCCAGTT TCATCTGGAGAGATAGCAAGCAAAATGGCTAATGTTGTGATCAGTGAGAACATTCTAGTCTCTAAGAAACCGGAGATAGCAGAAA TAGCTACAACTCTGCAGGCAAAACCTCAAAGGAAGAAACTTAAGACAATGAAGAAACAAAAGGGCTCTACAAATGATTCCGTTGTAGAGAAG GCACACGAAGAGTCGAataacagagagagtgtaaacaAGAGGAAAAGAGGACGACCACATAAGTTCATAAGCAAAGAGCCTAAACAGAAGACTG TAGGTGTGGCTGCTAGTGATCCAATGCTTAATAATGCTGTTGTGGAAACTCCTAAAGCGAAAGATTCAACAATGGTTCTGCCCTTTGTAAAGAAGTCACCGTGTTGGAAGGTTCTTGAATCAATGGAGATCTTCAAAGCTATGCCACAGCGTCCACATTTCAATCCACTGCTGGAGTGCGAGGAAGAGTCACGTGAAGGAGACGCCATTGGTGCAATGGTGAAGTTCACTGGACTGTTAGAGAAAGTCAATAATATTCAAGGGGACGATTCAGTGACTGAGATAAACAGGATCAAAGAGTGTTTTCTCAAGCTAGAGGAACACGGGTTCGACGTTACCGCACCTTGTTCTCGGATAGACAAGCTGCTCTCCGTTAAAGAAAGCCAGACGTGGGCGTTGGAAGAGTTAAAAGTTGCTGAGAGAGAGATCACAGAGAATGATAACAAAAGAAGGAAGTTGGaagaagatattgaagaatTGCCCAAGGAGATTGTTGAGTTGCAGAGACAACTAGCATTGGTCAAGGAAGAGAAAGTGGCAAAGGATAAGGAGATAGCTCTGATGCAGTCCTACGCAGAGATTCTCGACCAAAAGGTTCAGAATGTGGAGCAGGAGTTTAGGGAAACTGTGACTTCCCCATGGAAATAA
- the LOC106451998 gene encoding DUF724 domain-containing protein 7 isoform X7, whose amino-acid sequence MLSTTGRKEKLAVSTGSYIEVSSDEHYHATGNVWYHALLQENLASSKRKKLSVLHLNPLSNEDYSPPLITTAFHRLIRPVPPPDPFPEVGFEKGDMIDAAHKGGWWSGWVIKVLGERFLVYLRFEPDVIEVERKDMRPHWVWKDAEWFRCEKRLLTESEFSSGTEVEVRTKVEPFGDIWAPAIIIKKNEDETLLVKYGEENACRKINVPYSKIRPSPPSFGSRPFGLMENVDVLVESGWCPSVVSMVLCEYNRYTVLLGRNKKSKDFDHSLLRPTMEWKDGVWQTKEKVSDRKESPHAAEESTRIRVKVRKARSSCGTTVKNLPQTPVSSGEIASKMANVVISENILVSKKPEIAETLGVVATTLQAKPQRKKLKTMKKQKAHEESNNRESVNKRKRGRPHKFISKEPKQKTGVAASDPMLNNAVVETPKAKDSTMVLPFVKKSPCWKVLESMEIFKAMPQRPHFNPLLECEEESREGDAIGAMVKFTGLLEKVNNIQGDDSVTEINRIKECFLKLEEHGFDVTAPCSRIDKLLSVKESQTWALEELKVAEREITENDNKRRKLEEDIEELPKEIVELQRQLALVKEEKVAKDKEIALMQSYAEILDQKVQNVEQEFRETVTSPWK is encoded by the exons ATGCTTTCAACTACTGGGAGAAAGGAGAAGCTCGCCGTTTCCACAGGCTCCTACATCGAAGTCTCATCTGACGAACACTACCACGCCACTGGCAATGTATGGTACCACGCTCTTCTCCAAGAAAACCTTGCTTCATCCAAGCGCAAGAAGCTCTCTGTTCTCCACTTGAACCCTCTGTCCAACGAAGACTACTCTCCTCCCTTGATCACCACCGCTTTTCACCGTCTGATCCGTCCCGTTCCGCCGCCGGATCCTTTCCCTGAAGTTGGTTTTGAGAAAGGTGACATGATTGACGCTGCCCACAAAGGTGGCTGGTGGTCTGGTTGGGTGATTAAAGTTCTGGGTGAGCGTTTCTTGGTGTACTTGAGATTCGAACCTGACGTCATCGAGGTTGAAAGGAAGGACATGCGGCCACATTGGGTTTGGAAAGATGCAGAGTGGTTTCGTTGCGAGAAACGA CTATTGACTGAGTCAGAGTTTAGCTCTGGAACGGAGGTGGAAGTGAGAACAAAGGTGGAAccttttggagatatttgggcTCCGGCTATAATCATAAAGAAGAATGAAGATGAGACATTGCTGGTGAAGTACGGTGAAGAAAATGCATGCAGAAAGATAAACGTTCCTTACTCCAAGATCAGGCCTTCACCACCGTCTTTTGGTTCAAGACCTTTTGGGTTGATGGAGAATGTGGATGTCCTGGTCGAGTCTGGATGGTGTCCAAGTGTAGTAAGCATGGTTCTCTGTGAGTATAATAGATACACTGTGCTTTTGGGTCGGAACAAGAAGAGTAAAGACTTTGACCACTCGCTGTTAAGACCAACTATGGAGTGGAAAGATGGAGTCTggcaaacaaaagaaaag GTTTCGGATAGAAAGGAGAGTCCACATGCAGCTGAAGAGTCAACTCGCATAAGGGTAAAAGTGAGGAAGGCACGCTCTTCTTGTGGCACTACTGTGAAGAATCTTCCTCAAACTCCAGTT TCATCTGGAGAGATAGCAAGCAAAATGGCTAATGTTGTGATCAGTGAGAACATTCTAGTCTCTAAGAAACCGGAGATAGCAGAAA CCCTGGGTGTAGTAGCTACAACTCTGCAGGCAAAACCTCAAAGGAAGAAACTTAAGACAATGAAGAAACAAAAG GCACACGAAGAGTCGAataacagagagagtgtaaacaAGAGGAAAAGAGGACGACCACATAAGTTCATAAGCAAAGAGCCTAAACAGAAGACTG GTGTGGCTGCTAGTGATCCAATGCTTAATAATGCTGTTGTGGAAACTCCTAAAGCGAAAGATTCAACAATGGTTCTGCCCTTTGTAAAGAAGTCACCGTGTTGGAAGGTTCTTGAATCAATGGAGATCTTCAAAGCTATGCCACAGCGTCCACATTTCAATCCACTGCTGGAGTGCGAGGAAGAGTCACGTGAAGGAGACGCCATTGGTGCAATGGTGAAGTTCACTGGACTGTTAGAGAAAGTCAATAATATTCAAGGGGACGATTCAGTGACTGAGATAAACAGGATCAAAGAGTGTTTTCTCAAGCTAGAGGAACACGGGTTCGACGTTACCGCACCTTGTTCTCGGATAGACAAGCTGCTCTCCGTTAAAGAAAGCCAGACGTGGGCGTTGGAAGAGTTAAAAGTTGCTGAGAGAGAGATCACAGAGAATGATAACAAAAGAAGGAAGTTGGaagaagatattgaagaatTGCCCAAGGAGATTGTTGAGTTGCAGAGACAACTAGCATTGGTCAAGGAAGAGAAAGTGGCAAAGGATAAGGAGATAGCTCTGATGCAGTCCTACGCAGAGATTCTCGACCAAAAGGTTCAGAATGTGGAGCAGGAGTTTAGGGAAACTGTGACTTCCCCATGGAAATAA
- the LOC106451998 gene encoding DUF724 domain-containing protein 7 isoform X2 yields the protein MLSTTGRKEKLAVSTGSYIEVSSDEHYHATGNVWYHALLQENLASSKRKKLSVLHLNPLSNEDYSPPLITTAFHRLIRPVPPPDPFPEVGFEKGDMIDAAHKGGWWSGWVIKVLGERFLVYLRFEPDVIEVERKDMRPHWVWKDAEWFRCEKRLLTESEFSSGTEVEVRTKVEPFGDIWAPAIIIKKNEDETLLVKYGEENACRKINVPYSKIRPSPPSFGSRPFGLMENVDVLVESGWCPSVVSMVLCEYNRYTVLLGRNKKSKDFDHSLLRPTMEWKDGVWQTKEKVSDRKESPHAAEESTRIRVKVRKARSSCGTTVKNLPQTPVSSGEIASKMANVVISENILVSKKPEIAETLGVVATTLQAKPQRKKLKTMKKQKGSTNDSVVEKAHEESNNRESVNKRKRGRPHKFISKEPKQKTGVAASDPMLNNAVVETPKAKDSTMVLPFVKKSPCWKVLESMEIFKAMPQRPHFNPLLECEEESREGDAIGAMVKFTGLLEKVNNIQGDDSVTEINRIKECFLKLEEHGFDVTAPCSRIDKLLSVKESQTWALEELKVAEREITENDNKRRKLEEDIEELPKEIVELQRQLALVKEEKVAKDKEIALMQSYAEILDQKVQNVEQEFRETVTSPWK from the exons ATGCTTTCAACTACTGGGAGAAAGGAGAAGCTCGCCGTTTCCACAGGCTCCTACATCGAAGTCTCATCTGACGAACACTACCACGCCACTGGCAATGTATGGTACCACGCTCTTCTCCAAGAAAACCTTGCTTCATCCAAGCGCAAGAAGCTCTCTGTTCTCCACTTGAACCCTCTGTCCAACGAAGACTACTCTCCTCCCTTGATCACCACCGCTTTTCACCGTCTGATCCGTCCCGTTCCGCCGCCGGATCCTTTCCCTGAAGTTGGTTTTGAGAAAGGTGACATGATTGACGCTGCCCACAAAGGTGGCTGGTGGTCTGGTTGGGTGATTAAAGTTCTGGGTGAGCGTTTCTTGGTGTACTTGAGATTCGAACCTGACGTCATCGAGGTTGAAAGGAAGGACATGCGGCCACATTGGGTTTGGAAAGATGCAGAGTGGTTTCGTTGCGAGAAACGA CTATTGACTGAGTCAGAGTTTAGCTCTGGAACGGAGGTGGAAGTGAGAACAAAGGTGGAAccttttggagatatttgggcTCCGGCTATAATCATAAAGAAGAATGAAGATGAGACATTGCTGGTGAAGTACGGTGAAGAAAATGCATGCAGAAAGATAAACGTTCCTTACTCCAAGATCAGGCCTTCACCACCGTCTTTTGGTTCAAGACCTTTTGGGTTGATGGAGAATGTGGATGTCCTGGTCGAGTCTGGATGGTGTCCAAGTGTAGTAAGCATGGTTCTCTGTGAGTATAATAGATACACTGTGCTTTTGGGTCGGAACAAGAAGAGTAAAGACTTTGACCACTCGCTGTTAAGACCAACTATGGAGTGGAAAGATGGAGTCTggcaaacaaaagaaaag GTTTCGGATAGAAAGGAGAGTCCACATGCAGCTGAAGAGTCAACTCGCATAAGGGTAAAAGTGAGGAAGGCACGCTCTTCTTGTGGCACTACTGTGAAGAATCTTCCTCAAACTCCAGTT TCATCTGGAGAGATAGCAAGCAAAATGGCTAATGTTGTGATCAGTGAGAACATTCTAGTCTCTAAGAAACCGGAGATAGCAGAAA CCCTGGGTGTAGTAGCTACAACTCTGCAGGCAAAACCTCAAAGGAAGAAACTTAAGACAATGAAGAAACAAAAGGGCTCTACAAATGATTCCGTTGTAGAGAAG GCACACGAAGAGTCGAataacagagagagtgtaaacaAGAGGAAAAGAGGACGACCACATAAGTTCATAAGCAAAGAGCCTAAACAGAAGACTG GTGTGGCTGCTAGTGATCCAATGCTTAATAATGCTGTTGTGGAAACTCCTAAAGCGAAAGATTCAACAATGGTTCTGCCCTTTGTAAAGAAGTCACCGTGTTGGAAGGTTCTTGAATCAATGGAGATCTTCAAAGCTATGCCACAGCGTCCACATTTCAATCCACTGCTGGAGTGCGAGGAAGAGTCACGTGAAGGAGACGCCATTGGTGCAATGGTGAAGTTCACTGGACTGTTAGAGAAAGTCAATAATATTCAAGGGGACGATTCAGTGACTGAGATAAACAGGATCAAAGAGTGTTTTCTCAAGCTAGAGGAACACGGGTTCGACGTTACCGCACCTTGTTCTCGGATAGACAAGCTGCTCTCCGTTAAAGAAAGCCAGACGTGGGCGTTGGAAGAGTTAAAAGTTGCTGAGAGAGAGATCACAGAGAATGATAACAAAAGAAGGAAGTTGGaagaagatattgaagaatTGCCCAAGGAGATTGTTGAGTTGCAGAGACAACTAGCATTGGTCAAGGAAGAGAAAGTGGCAAAGGATAAGGAGATAGCTCTGATGCAGTCCTACGCAGAGATTCTCGACCAAAAGGTTCAGAATGTGGAGCAGGAGTTTAGGGAAACTGTGACTTCCCCATGGAAATAA